Sequence from the Fibrobacter sp. UWH4 genome:
ACAATGGATTTTTCCACCCTTGTAGCAGGACCAGGTTTGAGCATAATCGATTCCGAGCATCTTACCCCTGCGGGCAATATCGGCCTTCGAAATATTCGTGTAGGGAGCATCAATCGTGATGCCCGCATAAGTTCCCGCCGCAATCGCCGCCGACATATTCTTGACAAACTCTTCGCGACAGTCAGGATAAATAGCGTGGTCACCAAAATGGTTCGCCATCATCACCTTGGTCAAGTCTCGGCTTTCGGCAAGACCCGCCGCCACAGAAAGCATAATCCCGTTACGGAAAGGAACCACGGTCGACTTCATATTTTCATCGGCATAAGTACCTTCGGGAATCGCATCCGCCCCCGACAGGAGCGACGACTTGAAATAATCGTGCATGAACTTGAGCGGAATAGTGATGTGCGGAATCCCAAGTTTTTCGCAATGAAGTTTAGCGAAGGGAATTTCACAGTCGTTATGATTGCTTCCGTAATCGAACGAGACAGCAAGGGCGATTTCGTCAGCACGGTCATAGAGCAATGTCGTGCTATCCATACCGCCAGACAGAACCAGCAAGGCGTTTTTCATATAGGCTCCTAGTTTTGTTTATCGTCAGGATGGATTTCGAACTGACGTACTCTTATATAAGCAAATATAAATATAGTTATTTACGACAGGATTAGCGAACGCATTTGGACTCCACCACAGCGGTTTTACATTTTTTGTATTTTTACGGCTATCGCGGCATCCTGTTTTACATAAAATGAAATAGTTAAAATTTTTTCTAAAAAATAAAAGCGAAACTGCTTGCGAGCGCACCTTCTTTTTACTACATTATGGTCCCGATGAAAGTATCGGAATCCATAGAGGCACATTTGAGCGCAGCCGTTGCAGGAATCTCGCAGCGGAATCAAGCGACTCTCCCCGGTTTCCACAAAATTTTTCTTATTTCCGTTTTTAATCGTCTTTATCATTTGGCAAAAGCTTTTGGCTTTTGCCTTTATTTTTTACTGTCGTTGTCATTCTGGAGCCTCGCAGAGGCGATAGAATCCATAGCATTTGACCCTACCGCCCTTACAGGGCTCCGGGGTGACAATTCAACGAAGCATTTTCATTACACAGCGAGCAATATATGACTGACAAGTTCAACTGGAAAGCGAAACGCGAAAAGAAGGCGTTTCTAGCATTGGCGGATGGCGCCGTGTTCCACGGGTATGCCTTTGGTAGTGCTACCGATACCGTCGGCGAAGCGGTGTTCAACACCGGCATGGCGGGCTACAAGCAGATTTTGACGGACCCCTCCTATGCGGGGCAGTTCGTGGTGTTCACCACGGCCGAAGTCGGCGCCTACGCGGCGAACCTCGAAAAGTCCGAATCCCGCGACGTATTCCTGAACGGCATTGTCGTGAACTCGCTGGACGACGTGAGCAAGGAAATCGGCGAAGAAAGCCTGCACGACTACATGCTCGCCCACAAGAAGCCTGGCATCGCGGGCGTGGATACTCGCGCACTCACCATCCACCTGCGTGACCATGGCGCACAGAAAGCTTACTTCCACGTAGACGGTACCGACATGAGCGAAGCCGATGCAATCGCAAAGGCAAAAGCCTGGGAAGGCCTCGACGGCCAGGACTACGCCAGCAAGGTCAGCGACCCGAAGGGTTACGAGTTCAGTACCGAAGGCGACCTGAACGTTGTCGCTCTCGATTTCGGTATCAAGACGAACATCCTGAGGAATCTTGCCGCGCAGAACATGAAGGTGACGGTGCTCCCGATTAACGCCACCTACGAACAAATTATGGCGAAGAATCCGGACGGGGTGTTCCTCTCGAACGGCCCTGCCGACCCGAACAGCCTCCCGCAAGTGGCAGCAGTCGTAAAGCAGCTGCTGGGCAAGGTCCCGCTGATGGGCATCTGCCTCGGTAACCAGTTGCTCGGTCTCGCTCTCGGCGCGAAGGTTTCCAAACTCAAGTTCGGCCATCACGGCTGCAACCATCCGGTGAAAAACTTGAAGACCGGCGCCGTGGAAATCACGAGCCAGAACCACAACTACGCCATCGAAGAATCCAGCCTCCCCGCGAATGTGGAAGTCAGCCACATCAACCTGAACGACAACACCGTTGAGGGCATTCGCCACAAGGAACTCCCCGCGTTCAGCGTGCAGTACCACCCGGAATCCGCTCCGGGCCCGAACGATTCCTACTACCTGTTCGGCGAATTCAGACAAATGATTCTCGACTTCAAGGGAGCAAAATAATGACGAAGGCCGCCCCCAAAAAACAGACCAAGTACATCTTTATTACCGGCGGCGTGGTCAGCTCGCTGGGTAAGGGAATCACCTCGGCCTCGCTGGCATTGCTCCTCAAGAGCCGCGGCTACAAGGTGTTCATGCAGAAGCTGGACCCGTACCTGAACGTGGACCCGGGCACCATGAGCCCCTACCAGCACGGTGAAGTCTTCGTAACCGACGACGGCTACGAAACCGACCTTGATTTGGGCCACTACGAACGTTTTGCAGGTGTGCAGTGCTCCAAGGCTTCCAGCTACACTTCGGGCCGCATCTATTCTTCCGTACTCGCGAAGGAACGCGCGGGCAAGTACCTCGGCGGTACGGTGCAGGTGATTCCGCACATTACCAACGAAATCAAGGACGCCTTCCGTTCTGCAGCCGAAAGCGGCGCCGACATCGTGCTCTGCGAAATCGGCGGAGTCGCAGGCGACATCGAATCGCTTCCGTTCCTCGAAGCCGCAAGACAGTTCCGCTTTGAAGTCGGCGTGGAAAACACCTGCTTTGTCCACCTGGTTTTGGTGCCTTACCTCAAGGCCGCCGGTGAACTCAAGACAAAACCTTCGCAGCACTCGGTTGCCGAACTTCGCAACATCGGTATTTTCCCGGACATTCTGGTGTGCCGCACCGAAATGACGATCCCGCAGGATCACTTGGACAAACTCGCGCTCTTCTGCAACGTGAAGCCCGAATGCGTCATCGAAGAAAAGGACGTGACGGATTCCGTCTACGCTGTACCTCGCGAACTTTCCAAGCAGGAACTCGACCTCCGCGTGCTTGAACAGCTCCACTTGAGCGTACACCCCATCATCCACTCCGAATGGGACAAACTCGTCAAGAAGGCCACCCAGCCCAAGTACGAATGCACCATCGCGCTGGTGGGCAAGTACATCGCCATCCGCGACGCCTACAAGTCCGTACACGAAGCCCTGCAGCACGCCGGCATGGAACACAACGCCAAGGTAAAGGTGGAATGCATCGAGGCCGAAGAGCTGGAAAAGAATCCGAACCTCATCAAGAATGCAGACGGCATCTTGATTCCGGGAGGCTTCGGTAGCCGCGGCGTGAACGGCAAATGCGTGGCCATCAAGTACGCCCGGGAACACAAAGTCCCGCTGCTGGGCATCTGCCTCGGCATGCAATGCTGCGTGATTGAATTTGCACGCGATGTGCTCGGCTGGAAGGACGCCAACTCCACGGAATTCGACGAAAAGACGGCCCATCCGGTCATCGACCTGATGGACGAACAGAAGAACGTCACCGAAAAGGGCGGCACCATGCGCCTCGGCGCTTACCCATGCAAGCTCATGAAGGATTCCAACGCGGCAAAGCTTTACAAGAGCGAAAAGATTAGCGAACGTCACCGTCACCGCTACGAATTCAACTACAACAGCGAATTCCGCATCGCCTTGGAAAAGGCCGGTCTGAAGATTGCCGGCACATCGCCCGACGGAAAGCTTGTCGAAATGGTGGAAATCAAGAACCACCCCTACTTTGAAGCCTGCCAGTTCCATCCGGAATTCAAGAGCAGACCCACCGCGCCGCACCCGCTATTCAGCGGACTTGTAAAGGCGGCTCTCGCACAAAAAAATGGCAAAGTAAAAACCGCGACCGCAAAAGCCGCGCAGAAGAATTTGAATGGAGGCAAAAAGAATGCCTAAGCGTACCGACATCAAGAAGATTATGCTCATTGGCTCCGGCCCGATCGTGATTGGCCAGGGCTGCGAATTCGACTACTCCGGCGTGCAAGCCTGCAAGGTGCTGCGCCGCGAAGGTTACGAAGTGGTGCTCGTGAACTCCAACCCGGCCACCATCATGACCGACCCCGAAATGGCCGACCGCACCTACATTGAACCGCTGAGCGTCGATATCCTGCACGAAATCATCCGCCGTGAACGCCCGGACGCCTTGCTCCCCACACTCGGTGGCCAGACCGCCTTGAACCTCGCGATGGAA
This genomic interval carries:
- the queC gene encoding 7-cyano-7-deazaguanine synthase QueC, which translates into the protein MKNALLVLSGGMDSTTLLYDRADEIALAVSFDYGSNHNDCEIPFAKLHCEKLGIPHITIPLKFMHDYFKSSLLSGADAIPEGTYADENMKSTVVPFRNGIMLSVAAGLAESRDLTKVMMANHFGDHAIYPDCREEFVKNMSAAIAAGTYAGITIDAPYTNISKADIARRGKMLGIDYAQTWSCYKGGKIHCGKCATCLERKAALAEAGVEDTTEYEG
- the carA gene encoding glutamine-hydrolyzing carbamoyl-phosphate synthase small subunit, which gives rise to MTDKFNWKAKREKKAFLALADGAVFHGYAFGSATDTVGEAVFNTGMAGYKQILTDPSYAGQFVVFTTAEVGAYAANLEKSESRDVFLNGIVVNSLDDVSKEIGEESLHDYMLAHKKPGIAGVDTRALTIHLRDHGAQKAYFHVDGTDMSEADAIAKAKAWEGLDGQDYASKVSDPKGYEFSTEGDLNVVALDFGIKTNILRNLAAQNMKVTVLPINATYEQIMAKNPDGVFLSNGPADPNSLPQVAAVVKQLLGKVPLMGICLGNQLLGLALGAKVSKLKFGHHGCNHPVKNLKTGAVEITSQNHNYAIEESSLPANVEVSHINLNDNTVEGIRHKELPAFSVQYHPESAPGPNDSYYLFGEFRQMILDFKGAK
- a CDS encoding CTP synthase, which encodes MTKAAPKKQTKYIFITGGVVSSLGKGITSASLALLLKSRGYKVFMQKLDPYLNVDPGTMSPYQHGEVFVTDDGYETDLDLGHYERFAGVQCSKASSYTSGRIYSSVLAKERAGKYLGGTVQVIPHITNEIKDAFRSAAESGADIVLCEIGGVAGDIESLPFLEAARQFRFEVGVENTCFVHLVLVPYLKAAGELKTKPSQHSVAELRNIGIFPDILVCRTEMTIPQDHLDKLALFCNVKPECVIEEKDVTDSVYAVPRELSKQELDLRVLEQLHLSVHPIIHSEWDKLVKKATQPKYECTIALVGKYIAIRDAYKSVHEALQHAGMEHNAKVKVECIEAEELEKNPNLIKNADGILIPGGFGSRGVNGKCVAIKYAREHKVPLLGICLGMQCCVIEFARDVLGWKDANSTEFDEKTAHPVIDLMDEQKNVTEKGGTMRLGAYPCKLMKDSNAAKLYKSEKISERHRHRYEFNYNSEFRIALEKAGLKIAGTSPDGKLVEMVEIKNHPYFEACQFHPEFKSRPTAPHPLFSGLVKAALAQKNGKVKTATAKAAQKNLNGGKKNA